A region of Equus przewalskii isolate Varuska chromosome 29, EquPr2, whole genome shotgun sequence DNA encodes the following proteins:
- the ST13 gene encoding hsc70-interacting protein: protein MDPRKVSELRAFVKMCKQDPSVLHTEELRFLREWVESMGGKIPPATHKTKSEENIKEEKTDSKKVEENVKTDEPSSEESDLEIDNEGVIEPDTDAPQEMGDENVEITEEMMDQANDKKVAAIDALNDGELQKAIDLFTDAIKLNPRLAILYAKRASVFVKLQKPNAAIRDCDRAIEINPDSAQPYKWRGKAHRLLGHWEEAAHDLALACKLDYDEDASAMLKEVQPRAQKIAEHRRKYERKREEREIKERMERVKKAREEHERAQREEEARRQSGAQYGSFQGGFPGGMPGTFPGGMPGMGGGMPGMAGMPGLNEILSDPEVLAAMQDPEVMAAFQDVAQNPANMSKYQSNPKVMNLISKLSAKFGGQA, encoded by the exons ATGGATCCCCGCAAAGTGAGCGAGCTTCGGGCCTTCGTGAAAATGTGTAAGCAGGACCCGAGCGTTCTGCACACCGAGGAATTGCGCTTCCTGAGGGAGTGGGTGGAGAG catggGGGGTAAAATACCACCTGCTACTCATAAAactaaatcagaagaaaatatcaag gaagaaaaaacagatagTAAGAAGGTGGAGGAAAACGTAAAGACAGATGAACCATCAAGTGAGGAAAGTGATCTGG AAATTGACAATGAAGGTGTGATTGAACCAGACACTGATGCCCCTCAAGAAATGGGAGATGAAAATGTAGAG ATAACCGAGGAGATGATGGATCAGGCAAATGATAAAAAAGTGGCTGCCATTGATGCCCTAAATGATg GTGAACTACAGAAAGCCATTGACTTGTTCACAGATGCCATCAAGCTGAATCCCCGCTTGGCCATTCTGTATGCCAAGAGAGCCAG TGTCTTCGTCAAATTACAGAAGCCAAATGCTGCCATCCGAGACTGTGACAGAGCTATTGAAATAAATCCTGATTCAGCTCAGCCTTACAAATGGCGAGGGAAAGCGCACAG aCTTCTGGGCCACTGGGAAGAAGCAGCCCATGATCTTGCTCTTGCCTGTAAACTGGATTATGATGAAGATGCTAGCGCAATGCTGAAGGAAGTTCAACCGAGG GCTCAGAAAATTGCAGAACATCGGAGAAAGTATGAGCGAAAACGTGAAGAGCGAGAGatcaaagaaagaatggaaagggTGAAGAAGGCTCGGGAAGAACATGAGAGAGCCCAGAGG GAGGAAGAAGCCAGACGACAATCAGGAGCTCAGTATGGCTCTTTTcaag GTGGCTTTCCTGGGGGAATGCCTGGTACTTTTCCTGGAGGAATGCCTGGAATGGGAGGGGGCATGCCTGGAATGGCAGGGATGCCTGGGCTCAATGAAATTCTTAGTGATCCAGAGGTTCTTGCAGCCATGCAG GATCCAGAAGTTATGGCAGCCTTCCAGGATGTGGCCCAGAACCCagcaaatatgtcaaaatatcAGAGCAACCCAAAGGTTATGAATCTCATCAGTAAATTATCAGCCAAATTTGGAGGTCAAGCATAA